A segment of the Acidobacteriota bacterium genome:
AAGGACGCGACGCGTTCGTGGAGGGCCTGAAGCGAAGCCGCGACCAGGTGTTCACCCTGACCCAGAAACTGCCCGAGGCGCCGATCGTCCACCGCAACCTCGACGATATGACGCGCGTGCTGAGCGGCCTGATCTACCAGAAGGGCGCATGGGTGCTGCACATGCTGCGGGCCGAAGTGGGCACCGAACACTTCTGGACGGCCATCCGCGAGTACTACCGGCGCTACCAGGACCTGAATGCGTCCACGGCCGATCTGCAGGCCGTGTTCGAACAGGTCTCGGGGAAGGACCTCGACTGGTTCTTCATGCAGTGGCTGACGCGGCCGGGCCTCCCCAGGCTCGAGGGCACGTGGCGCTACGACGCAGCGGCCAGGCAGGTCGAGGTGACCTTGACCCAGTCGCAGGCCGCCGACGCATTCCGCCTCAATGTGGACGTCGGCCTCACCGCCGTACCCGGCGGGCTGCCCCGGATTGAGCGCGTGGCGATGACGGCCAAACGTGCCACCATGCGCTTCGACGCCGCGACCGAACCCGCGGCGGTCGTGATCGACCCGGGCACGTGGGTGCTCTTCGAGCCGGGCCCCTTCACCAAGGCGAAATAACACCATGAACAGACGCACCTTCATCAAGGCCGCCGGAGTGCCACTGGGCGCCTCGGCGCTCGGCCTCAAGGCCTCTGCCCTCTCTGCCACGACGCAAACCACGCCGCGTTCGTCGATCGTGGTCGTCGGCGGCGGGGCGTTTGGCGCCTGGACTGCCCTCCACCTGCGCGAGATGGGCCACACGGTGACGTTGCTCGACGCCTACGGCCCGGGCAACTCGCGCGCGACCTCGGGGGATGAAACCCGGCAGATTCGCTGCGGCTACGGCGACCGCGAGCTGTACTCGCGCTCGGCGCTCGCCGCCTTCACGGCGTGGAAGGCACGCCAGGAAGAGTTCGGCGTGCCGCTGATGATGGAGACCGGCCGTCTGCAGTTGCTGCCCGACTGGACGCCCAGTGCCAGGGCCACGCAGGCCACGCTGGCGAAGATCGGCGTCAAGACCGAGGCGATGACCGAGGACGACATGCGGAAGCGGTATCCGCAGATGAATCCTGACGGCATGGGCGTTGGCTTGCTCGAACCCGGCGCGGCCGTGCTGCGCGCCAAGCAGGCGATTCTCGCGGTGGCGGCCGCGTTCAAGCGCAAGGGCGGCACGGTAACTATTGCCCGCGCCACCCCCGGCCGCGGTGAGGGGCGGCGCTTGATCGATCTGCAGACCGGAAACGGCGACCGCGTGGCCGCGCAACAGTTCGTGTTCGCGTGCGGGCCGTGGCTGCCGCGGCTGTTCCCGGCACTGCTCGGCAAGAGGATCCAGGTGCCCGGCCGCGACGTCCTGTACTTCGGCACGCCGGCCGGCGACACCCGGTTCAACTTCCCGAACTTCCCCAACTACTCTGAAGAGCGCTGCTACGGCTTCTCGAACATCGACGAGCGCGGCTTCAAGGTCTGCGCCACCTCCGGCTCGACGTCGTTCGATCCCGACACCGACGAGCGCATCGTCACGCCCCACGAGGTGCGCCGCGCCCGCGCCTACCTCGCGTTGCGCTTTCCTGCGCTGAAGGATCAGCCGGTGATCGAAACGCGTGTCTGCCAGCTGGAGAACACCGCGGACGAGCATTTCATCATCGACCGGCATCCCGACTACGACAACGTGTTGATTGCCGGCGGTGGATCGGGGCACGGCTTCAAGCACGGGCCGGTGCTGGGCGAGTACATCGCCAAGCGGGCGCTCGGCGAAGCCACTGACCCGGCTTTCGACCACATGGTGCGACTGGCCAGATAAGTTGAAAGTTGAAGAGTTGAAAGTTGGTAGTTGAAGTTGAAAGTTGCAGTTGCAGTTGCAGCTGCAGTTGCAGTTGAAAGTGGTCGGGGCGACTGGATTCGAACCAGCGACATTCCGCTCCCAAAGCGGACGCTCTACCAAGCTGAGCCACGCCCCGGACCTGTGGCTATTGTAGCCCACGATGACCGACATCCAGTGGCCGCCGGCACGCGAGCGGAACGGGGCCGGCCGGTCAGGCGCCCACAGCCAGCGGGCCCGACAGCTCGGGCAAGCGGGCCTGCCACCAGGCGCGCGCATGATCGTTGGACCAACCCTTGGCCAGGTGGTGCGCCCCAATAGCTGCCAGTAGCTCACCTGCATCCGTCGGCCGGTCGGCGGGGTCCTTGCGAAGGCACTTCAGCACCAGTTCATCGACCTCGCGCGGCAGCCCGCCGGGCACGCGCGTGGACGGCGCCACCGGCGCCGCATGCACGTGATCGATCAGCGCCTGCATCTGGGTGCCGTCCTGGAAGACCCGGGTTCCGGTCAGCAGGTAGAACGCCACGCAACCAATCGCATACACGTCGGCGCGCCGATCAACGTCATCGCGGCCCAGGATCACTTCCGGCGCCATATAGGCGGGCGTGCCGATCAGCGTCTGCGCGGTGGCCAGGGTTTCGGTGACGGCGGTCGCCGGGTCGCTCTTGCGCGTCTGCACCAACCCGAAGTCCAGCACCTTCACGAAGTCGAAGTCACGCCCCATGCGGCAGAGGAAGATGTTGGCCGGCTTCACGTCACGGTGCACGAGACCGCGATCGTGCGCCTCGGCCAGCGAGTGACACACCTGCTGCAGCAGGAACATGGCCCTCGCCGGCGGCAAGGGACCGAACTCGCGCACCAGCGACTCGAGGTCGCGTCCTGACAGCAGCTCCATCACGTAGTAGAAGCTGCCATTGTCGGTGGCGCCGAAATCGAACAGCCGGATCGAGTACGGCGAGCTGAGCGCAGCCGTGGCCTGGGCCTCGCGCTCGAACCGCCGCAATTGCGTCTGACAGGCCGACGCGGTGTCGCCCAGCTTGTCGACCTTGATCAATTTGATCGCGGCGTCGCGCGCCAGCAGCCGATGGCGCGCGCGCCAGACCGCGCCCATACCGCCCTCGCCCAGCTGATCGATTAATTCGTAGGCGCCCAGCTCGCGGGCTTCGCTGATGCGCCGCCCCATCTTCTGGAACATCTGCGACGGTAACACCGAGGCGATGGCGCAGCTGTAGTTCGGCATCGCCATCACCAGCGTGTCGATCACACCGGGCACGTCGACGCCGCGCAGGTGCGCAAACCACACGCCGATCGGCCCCATCGACGCCGACGCCAGGGCCGCCAACAGCATGGGGCGCGGCCGGCCGGGCAGCACCATGGCCGACAGCAGGATCGCGATGGGAATCCACGACAAGTGGGCAAGCTCGCTATGTGTGGGATCGCGGGCCCAGGTTTCCAGCATCGCGATGCCGGCCGAGTTGAGCATCATGAGGATGAGCCCCGAATCGGTCTTCGCCCGATCCGACCGGCGCGAGTGACGAGTGTGCAGGTAGACGGAAGCGGCAAACACCACCGCCCCGGCTTCGACCCAGAGGGACGGCTGGTTGACCGAGGTGCCCATGGTCAGGGGGTAGAGGACGCCGTCCATGGCCAGGCCCATCAGCCACATGCCACCGCTCACCAGGGCCAGCAGCCTCAGCCGGCTGATCTGGTCAGCGACGACGTCGTCGGGAAGGCGGACCGAGGACTGGATGCCGGGCGGCGTCCCTGGGGTGGGCAGCTTCGGGGCCAGGACGTTCTTGTTCATCGCGGTGGCCGGCTGCACGGAACGGCAATCACTAGTTGCGCAACCATGGTGATAGTCTATGGCAGCTCATGCACAGCGCTGCTGCCCGTCCCACGATTACGCGCACCACGATCACGACTGGAGACCACTCCAGCGGATGAGGTGAGCTGCCGTTCACCAAGGACCTGAAGACAAGGGCCATCATCCGCAGGGGTGATGGCCCTTTTGCTTGTCCACCGGAGCCTTGGCGAAGGTGGGACGTTAATGAGGAATGGAAATGACACTCGAAGTCTGGAAGTTCGGCGGCGCGTCGCTGGCGGATGGACGCGCCATCCAGAAGGCCGCGCGGCAAATCGCCACGCACCGCGGCCCCCTCGTGGTCGTGGCGTCGGCCCTGGCCGGCGTCACCGATCTGCTGCTGCAGGCCACGCCCGGCGCGGCGCGCGTCTTTCGCAAGCAGCATCGCCAGGTGGCCCGCGCGGTGCTG
Coding sequences within it:
- a CDS encoding serine/threonine-protein kinase, producing the protein MQPATAMNKNVLAPKLPTPGTPPGIQSSVRLPDDVVADQISRLRLLALVSGGMWLMGLAMDGVLYPLTMGTSVNQPSLWVEAGAVVFAASVYLHTRHSRRSDRAKTDSGLILMMLNSAGIAMLETWARDPTHSELAHLSWIPIAILLSAMVLPGRPRPMLLAALASASMGPIGVWFAHLRGVDVPGVIDTLVMAMPNYSCAIASVLPSQMFQKMGRRISEARELGAYELIDQLGEGGMGAVWRARHRLLARDAAIKLIKVDKLGDTASACQTQLRRFEREAQATAALSSPYSIRLFDFGATDNGSFYYVMELLSGRDLESLVREFGPLPPARAMFLLQQVCHSLAEAHDRGLVHRDVKPANIFLCRMGRDFDFVKVLDFGLVQTRKSDPATAVTETLATAQTLIGTPAYMAPEVILGRDDVDRRADVYAIGCVAFYLLTGTRVFQDGTQMQALIDHVHAAPVAPSTRVPGGLPREVDELVLKCLRKDPADRPTDAGELLAAIGAHHLAKGWSNDHARAWWQARLPELSGPLAVGA
- a CDS encoding FAD-dependent oxidoreductase, which encodes MNRRTFIKAAGVPLGASALGLKASALSATTQTTPRSSIVVVGGGAFGAWTALHLREMGHTVTLLDAYGPGNSRATSGDETRQIRCGYGDRELYSRSALAAFTAWKARQEEFGVPLMMETGRLQLLPDWTPSARATQATLAKIGVKTEAMTEDDMRKRYPQMNPDGMGVGLLEPGAAVLRAKQAILAVAAAFKRKGGTVTIARATPGRGEGRRLIDLQTGNGDRVAAQQFVFACGPWLPRLFPALLGKRIQVPGRDVLYFGTPAGDTRFNFPNFPNYSEERCYGFSNIDERGFKVCATSGSTSFDPDTDERIVTPHEVRRARAYLALRFPALKDQPVIETRVCQLENTADEHFIIDRHPDYDNVLIAGGGSGHGFKHGPVLGEYIAKRALGEATDPAFDHMVRLAR